The Denticeps clupeoides chromosome 5, fDenClu1.1, whole genome shotgun sequence genome includes a region encoding these proteins:
- the LOC114790656 gene encoding adhesion G-protein coupled receptor G7-like, which translates to MNASGTIEFGPPNEMNCSLMLSAIDKYLSDHSDEISIQVLAYSTQILTSRPEHLTSSNITSAANILNQIFSMKTSDTTVAVAAMTTVSQLLFVSPQLVTGHDTELIPQQLESFLLNHTELLNVVQPKLAIQTTQVKISETAFIQFQALSGLSNNFTSSRIKLNSSKTEIKANDIPNDMQISIHLFPSDHADEKEEVKMGFALYDNDVLFQSKIFQPQLGTRRRVISASLDNANIQKDVNFSFKMDVQDVLNELVYDIACVSWDFTLKDWSNKGCFKVLSKSGSLLCRCNHTTNFAVLMSFSPDYKYAQALTWISTLGCTASIVGLGLTILFQIVTRFSPTYCPLSPFPKKVQEYQPNSFATENIIPSSDLHQDPDKGPCTIFTALMQYFLLATFTWNTLYGAHIFLVIKKTLKGPPRWFLPFSIVMGWGSPAIIVALSLGLTYKVERPLDYRQEEFCWLAVLSISGSFDITKPMLWGFLLPVGIMLLFNTGVLVYFVHTTCNTNPLLTSTNKKTLKKKLMSSFSLGSVLGLSWVLGYLLLSMPPSPNLNILLSVAFCVATTTQGLQIFILFTVRTSLFQQKFSHVVNSMPAPEIALHSGKFILWDNNESGTHELYRGIDMDSRNENTYQNQ; encoded by the exons ATGAATGCATCTGGAACAATAGAGTTTGGCCCACCCAATGAGATGAACTGCAGCTTAATGCTTAGTGCTATTGATAAATAC CTTAGTGACCACTCTGATGAAATTTCAATACAAGTGCTGGCATATAGCACACAAATTCTGACATCCAGACCTGAGCACCTGACATCTTCAAATATCACCTCTGCAGCTAACATACTTAACCAGATCTTCTCCATGAAAACCAGT GACACCACTGTGGCAGTAGCAGCCATGACTACAGTGAGCCAGTTGCTATTTGTTAGTCCTCAGCTGGTCACTGGACATGACACAGAATT GATTCCACAACAATTGGAATCTTTTTTACTGAACCACACTGAATTGTTAAATGTGGTGCAACCCAAACTGGCAATCCAGACTACACAGGTAAAGATAAGTGAGACAGCGTTCATCCAGTTTCAAGCGCTCTCTG GATTATCCAACAATTTTACAAGCAGCAGAATAAAACTGAACAGCAGCAAAACAGAAATCAAAGCCAATGACATTCCAAATGATATGCAGATTTCCATTCATCTCTTTCCTTCAG ATCATGCTGATGAAAAGGAAGAAGTTAAGATGGGTTTTGCATTATATGACAATGATGTCCTCTTTCAGTCAAAAATCTTCCAACCTCAACTGGGCACCCGCAGGAGAGTTATCTCTGCCAGTTTGGACAATGCTAACATACAAAAAGATGTCAATTTCTCCTTCAAAATG GATGTACAGGATGTACTCAATGAATTAGTATATGACATTGCCTGTGTTTCTTGGGACTTCACGCTGAAAGACTGGAGCAACAAGGGTTGTTTCAAAGTCCTATCCAAATCTGGAAGTCTACTGTGTCGCTGTAACCATACCACTAACTTTGCTGTTTTGATG TCTTTCAGTCCAGACTATAAGTATGCCCAAGCTTTGACCTGGATAAGCACTTTGGGGTGTACTGCATCCATTGTTGGATTGGGTTTAACAATATTATTCCAAATTGTGACTAG GTTTTCCCCAACATATTGTCCTCTGTCTCCATTCCCAAAGAAAGTCCAGGAGTACCAGCCCAACAGTTTTGCTA CAGAAAACATCATTCCTTCTTCAGACCTTCACCAGGACCCAGATAAAGGCCCCTGCACCATCTTCACGGCCCTGATGCAGTATTTCCTGTTGGCTACTTTTACATGGAacactctctatggtgcacACATATTCctggtgataaaaaaaacactgaaaggCCCACCAAGATGGTTCCTTCCCTTCTCCATAGTGATGGGTTGGG GGTCTCCTGCAATTATTGTTGCCCTGTCTTTGGGGTTGACCTACAAAGTGGAAAGACCCCTGGACTATCGACAGGAAGAGTT CTGCTGGCTAGCTGTTCTAAGCATCTCAGGGAGTTTTGATATCACAAAGCCAATGCTGTGGGGTTTCCTGCTGCCTGTTGGTATCATGCTCCTTTTCAACACTGGGGTTCTGGTATACTTTGTACACACAACATGTAACACTAATCCATTGTTAACAAG tacaaataaaaagactCTGAAGAAAAAGCTCATGAGCAGCTTCTCGCTGGGATCAGTTCTTGGCTTATCTTGGGTGTTGGGCTACCTCCTTCTCTCCATGCCCCCCAGTCCAAACCTCAATATACTCCTTAGTGTTGCTTTCTGTGTGGCAACAACTACACAG GGCTTACAAATCTTCATTTTGTTCACAGTAAGAACGTCCCTGTTCCAGCAGAAGTTTTCACACGTTGTAAACTCCATGCCTGCTCCAGAGATAGCACTGCATTCTGGGAAGTTTATATTATGGGATAACAATGAGTCAGGCACACATGAGTTATATAGAGGTATAGACATGGATTCCAGAAATGAAAACACTTATCAAAATCAGTGA